One window of Paenibacillus sp. JQZ6Y-1 genomic DNA carries:
- a CDS encoding glycoside hydrolase family 3 C-terminal domain-containing protein, with protein MTTSQIGVPLEGFAEFSRKVAADGAVLLKNENHILPLSKNESVSIFGRVQVNYYRSGTGSGGSVNVAYTTNLLDGLRSKGNITVNEQLAQVYEHWIQEHPFDNGGGGWAAEPWHQQEMPLNSELVAEARRQSDKAVVVIGRTAGEDKDNADEPGSYRLTEDELDMLKQVTAHFEQVAVVLNVSNIVDMSWVNATEHVHPIGAVIYAWHGGMEGGNAIADVLVGEVTPGGKLTDTIAYSIDDYPSTSNYGNEFKSVYAEDIYVGYRYFETFCPEKVQYAFGYGISYTTFALETDEAAVVTRDGQEQVEISVKVTNTGSAYAGKEVVQLYVEAPQGKLGQPTRSLAGFGKTKLLQPGESQTLTLSVPVNRLASYDDAGVTGHAHAYVLEPGTYLFHVGTSVKDTTPVSFAAGSAQAGQGAASGDSNAESLASEPMLTNGGDTATAGLYIPELRVVEQWEEAMAPVESFNRIKPGVRKPDGSYELSSEPVPTRQIVLADRIQSRLPQRLTQTGNQGYTLQDVGNGTISLEQFVAQLDNEDLAALVRAEGMSSPLATPGTASAFGGVTDRLLGYGIPVACTADGPSGIRMDSGDKSTQVSIGTLLAATWDVELVQELYVLEGKEMLRNHIDALLGPGLNIRRSPLNGRNFEYFSEDPYISGVFAAACVRGITDGGSNATLKHFACNNQEQHRSKVDAVVSERALRQIYLKGFEIAVREGGANSVMTSYNPINGHWAASNYDLNTTLLRGEWGFKGIVMTDWWAIMNDCANGGEADRKYTNWMIRAQNDLYMVVANYGAETNVWNDNTMESLENGTLTVGELQRCAVNICDFIVKAPVFARGELLKEQTHFFAAASSVGNGHEQATTAGEDVQIPVQTDGVTVIQVPEEGEYRLFMRVMSEGNHMAQSATNLLFNGQLVTTAQTNGTEGSWIRQKLVKVKLEKGIYELTLEFVKPGMQVEWIELKKV; from the coding sequence ATGACAACATCGCAAATTGGAGTTCCATTGGAAGGCTTTGCCGAATTTAGCCGAAAGGTTGCAGCCGACGGTGCGGTATTGCTGAAAAACGAGAATCACATTTTACCGCTGTCGAAAAATGAAAGCGTTTCGATTTTTGGTCGGGTACAGGTGAATTATTATCGAAGCGGTACAGGATCAGGCGGTAGCGTGAATGTGGCATATACGACGAATCTGCTGGATGGGCTGCGCAGCAAAGGGAATATCACGGTCAATGAGCAGCTGGCGCAGGTGTATGAACATTGGATTCAGGAGCATCCATTTGACAATGGCGGCGGCGGTTGGGCTGCTGAACCGTGGCATCAGCAAGAGATGCCGCTGAATAGCGAGCTGGTGGCAGAAGCGAGACGTCAATCGGATAAGGCGGTTGTGGTGATTGGACGTACGGCGGGCGAGGATAAGGACAATGCCGACGAGCCGGGCAGCTATCGTTTAACAGAGGACGAGCTAGATATGCTGAAGCAGGTTACGGCGCATTTTGAACAGGTAGCGGTTGTGCTGAATGTGTCCAACATCGTCGATATGAGCTGGGTGAATGCAACGGAGCATGTGCATCCTATTGGAGCGGTCATCTATGCTTGGCATGGTGGCATGGAGGGCGGTAACGCGATTGCGGATGTGCTGGTCGGAGAGGTAACACCGGGCGGCAAATTGACCGATACCATTGCCTATTCCATCGACGATTATCCTTCCACTTCCAACTACGGAAATGAGTTCAAAAGCGTGTATGCAGAGGACATTTATGTCGGCTATCGGTACTTTGAAACCTTTTGCCCAGAAAAGGTACAGTATGCGTTCGGATATGGTATCTCTTATACGACATTTGCGCTAGAAACAGATGAGGCGGCAGTGGTAACCCGTGACGGGCAAGAGCAGGTAGAGATATCGGTGAAGGTGACGAATACCGGTTCGGCATATGCGGGCAAAGAAGTGGTGCAGCTGTATGTGGAAGCACCGCAGGGCAAGCTTGGTCAGCCGACACGTTCATTGGCGGGCTTTGGTAAAACGAAACTGCTGCAACCGGGCGAATCGCAGACACTGACGTTGTCTGTTCCGGTCAATCGCTTGGCTTCGTACGACGATGCTGGGGTAACCGGTCATGCGCATGCTTATGTGCTAGAGCCGGGAACGTATCTATTCCATGTCGGTACCAGTGTGAAGGACACGACACCGGTCTCTTTTGCAGCAGGTTCTGCTCAAGCAGGACAGGGAGCAGCGTCGGGAGATAGTAATGCTGAGAGTTTAGCAAGCGAGCCAATGCTCACAAACGGTGGTGATACAGCAACTGCAGGTCTATATATCCCTGAACTGCGTGTAGTAGAGCAATGGGAAGAAGCGATGGCGCCAGTGGAATCGTTTAACCGGATCAAGCCGGGTGTGCGTAAGCCGGATGGTTCCTATGAGCTATCTTCGGAGCCAGTACCGACGCGTCAGATTGTGCTGGCAGATCGTATTCAGAGCCGCTTGCCGCAACGATTGACTCAGACAGGGAATCAGGGTTATACGTTGCAGGATGTGGGCAATGGAACGATTTCGCTGGAACAGTTTGTAGCTCAACTGGATAATGAAGACCTCGCTGCGCTGGTACGTGCAGAAGGCATGAGTAGTCCGCTGGCGACACCGGGAACGGCATCTGCATTTGGCGGAGTCACTGATCGTCTGCTCGGTTATGGCATTCCCGTTGCGTGTACAGCGGATGGTCCATCCGGTATTCGGATGGATAGCGGCGACAAATCGACACAAGTGTCGATCGGTACACTGCTGGCGGCGACATGGGATGTGGAGTTAGTGCAGGAGCTATATGTACTGGAAGGTAAGGAAATGCTGCGTAACCATATTGACGCATTACTCGGACCGGGGTTGAATATTCGTCGCAGCCCGCTGAACGGGAGGAATTTTGAATACTTTTCCGAAGACCCGTATATCTCTGGTGTATTTGCAGCGGCATGTGTACGCGGCATTACGGACGGCGGCTCCAATGCGACGCTCAAGCACTTTGCCTGCAACAATCAGGAGCAGCATCGCAGTAAAGTAGACGCGGTCGTATCGGAGCGCGCGCTGCGCCAGATTTATTTGAAAGGTTTTGAGATTGCTGTGCGCGAAGGTGGCGCCAATTCGGTGATGACCTCGTACAACCCGATCAATGGTCACTGGGCAGCATCCAACTACGATCTGAACACCACACTGCTACGCGGGGAATGGGGCTTCAAAGGTATCGTGATGACCGACTGGTGGGCGATTATGAATGACTGCGCCAACGGCGGGGAAGCGGATCGCAAATATACGAACTGGATGATTCGGGCGCAAAATGATCTGTACATGGTCGTTGCCAACTATGGTGCGGAGACGAATGTATGGAACGACAATACGATGGAATCGCTGGAAAATGGCACACTGACAGTTGGCGAATTGCAGCGCTGTGCGGTGAATATTTGCGACTTTATTGTAAAAGCACCTGTGTTTGCACGGGGGGAACTGTTGAAGGAGCAAACGCATTTCTTTGCGGCAGCTTCCAGTGTGGGCAATGGGCATGAACAGGCAACGACCGCAGGGGAAGATGTACAGATTCCGGTGCAGACAGACGGAGTAACTGTGATTCAGGTGCCAGAGGAAGGCGAGTATCGCTTGTTTATGCGAGTGATGTCCGAAGGCAATCATATGGCGCAAAGTGCGACCAATCTGCTGTTTAACGGACAATTGGTGACGACGGCACAGACAAATGGCACCGAAGGAAGCTGGATACGACAGAAGCTGGTGAAAGTGAAGCTGGAAAAAGGAATCTACGAGCTGACGCTAGAATTTGTGAAGCCGGGTATGCAGGTGGAATGGATCGAGTTGAAAAAGGTGTAA
- a CDS encoding alpha-L-arabinofuranosidase C-terminal domain-containing protein, which translates to MSKLGETLIAWYRLDGQEQAGTDRSGRGNDAHVAGQQAPEIKDIHGRKAAWFGGGANGTSYLELPASLLENVSDNTGLTVAAWVNFGMGVSIWERIFDFGSGEGKPSLFLTRQMRGTLTADGDLAVDPGKGYVRDEWMHVAFAIKGTQGGTQSSAGPIVYVNGEIAVDGTISQTSSGNYAKLRSWFASFGSSEHYRSNYIGRSQFAADDDYTGAVADFRVYEAGLSADEVIEVMCDSLGDDEVIQLARDKYLSAPASIVTKSLHLPTELMGGRVTVQWTSSQPEVLSHTGELLHVQSPQGVQLKATLTRGEHVVDKSFDVSVLPADLPPYTLTVHGDREVLDVSEVMYGLFYEDINNAADGGIYAEMVQNRSFESFAFDTYSHASGACGCSTGRNREPLFAWYGQTDKLTVQHTGGLNEHFGVDDPDVNAYYVTAADGTTIINRGFNDSNGGCAMNIRVGARYTFTIWAKAEQEAEITLQLQTSNGEAASEPVNIAIAGDGQWNKYGVETPIVLHGSTNVLGQLALTFNGEVSIDMVSLVPQDVWGAGEEEHSPSAHANYTGNPNYRLRRDLVEALQNMKPSFLRFPGGCISEGSFIWDNVYDWKDSIGDIELRKENFNVWGYMMTMGLGYMEYFQLAEDLNAVPLPVMACGVLCQARSDYAHPAGGALREHYIKNFTDLIDFAISMDFEHNEWAAMRRHMGHEAPFDLRYLGVGNENWGTEFFANFEVFKRDIEAYVAAHYPGHELHIISTVGAQADDDAYQQGWKFLSGNLEGGAEVEFADGQNVIREQITWYADQPDYMDTIADEHYYRSNEYLLNNADRYNYYHRAQLPDGSIDWRHTSKVFVGEYASTDKNTLAGAVAEAAVMTGFENNADVVRLAAYAPLFNKVLTDGTYRWTPDCIWFDDETVWYTPNYYVQHLFATYLGDKVLETSFSTYKNGRPLELIPRGGIEIATGQAEITVKKVTVTSNTDGAVLLEQDFTTSSELLPEWKIIPGSAGYRLEQETGLILSAQDSGLNGLYVLNDNWIDYKVDVVAVRTSGIDGFHIGAGLTDIRPDTKDVLEYAIGYGGNATGVKVYKQGIEGYTLGDYSSSTAAGNLRAASYEPLSDDTEYTITVNYGGGTGNRLICSYTDGTFNSKVLDYKLEAYNREVFHSVTKDDQHVYIKLVNADAAAKATRLQLNHLNVDPSARWLTLTGDESLVHVPNVNTKNAEQVVPTEQSLTLTESTVTLNLPPNSVNVLVLNIRK; encoded by the coding sequence ATGAGCAAGCTTGGGGAAACGTTAATTGCATGGTATCGGCTAGATGGGCAAGAGCAAGCAGGTACAGATCGGTCAGGGCGCGGTAATGATGCACATGTAGCAGGTCAACAAGCACCGGAAATCAAGGATATTCATGGACGGAAAGCAGCTTGGTTTGGCGGAGGCGCCAATGGAACAAGTTATCTGGAATTGCCAGCTTCCCTACTGGAAAATGTAAGCGATAACACAGGTCTTACGGTAGCGGCATGGGTGAATTTTGGTATGGGCGTGAGCATCTGGGAGCGGATTTTTGATTTTGGTAGCGGAGAGGGCAAGCCGTCATTATTTCTGACTCGGCAAATGCGCGGTACGCTTACCGCAGACGGTGATCTGGCAGTCGATCCGGGTAAAGGGTATGTGCGCGACGAATGGATGCACGTAGCATTTGCAATCAAAGGCACTCAAGGTGGAACGCAAAGCAGCGCGGGACCGATTGTATACGTTAACGGCGAGATTGCGGTCGACGGCACGATCAGCCAAACATCGAGTGGCAACTATGCTAAACTGCGTAGCTGGTTTGCTTCCTTCGGTTCATCTGAGCATTACCGCAGCAATTATATCGGACGCTCGCAATTCGCAGCGGACGACGATTATACGGGTGCGGTTGCCGACTTCCGTGTGTATGAGGCGGGCTTGAGTGCAGATGAAGTGATCGAAGTGATGTGCGATTCGCTTGGAGATGACGAAGTGATCCAGCTAGCACGGGATAAATATCTGTCTGCACCAGCCAGCATTGTTACCAAGTCGCTACATCTGCCCACAGAGCTAATGGGCGGTCGTGTCACTGTACAATGGACATCCAGTCAACCGGAAGTACTGTCTCATACCGGCGAGCTGCTGCATGTACAATCGCCGCAGGGTGTGCAGTTGAAGGCTACACTAACGCGCGGCGAGCATGTTGTAGACAAGAGCTTTGACGTGTCTGTGCTGCCAGCAGATCTGCCGCCTTATACCTTGACGGTACATGGCGACCGCGAAGTGCTGGATGTGAGCGAAGTGATGTACGGGCTATTTTACGAGGATATTAACAATGCAGCGGACGGCGGTATCTATGCGGAAATGGTGCAGAATCGCTCGTTTGAATCGTTTGCCTTTGATACATATTCTCATGCTTCCGGGGCGTGTGGCTGTTCGACTGGACGCAACCGGGAGCCATTGTTTGCATGGTATGGACAAACGGACAAGCTGACGGTACAGCATACCGGTGGCTTGAATGAGCATTTTGGTGTGGATGATCCAGATGTAAATGCGTATTATGTGACCGCAGCAGATGGAACGACCATCATCAATCGCGGCTTCAACGATAGCAATGGTGGATGTGCGATGAATATTCGCGTTGGCGCTCGCTATACCTTTACCATCTGGGCAAAAGCAGAGCAGGAAGCGGAGATCACGCTGCAACTACAAACGTCAAATGGCGAAGCAGCGAGTGAGCCAGTGAACATCGCGATTGCAGGTGATGGACAATGGAACAAGTATGGGGTGGAGACACCGATTGTCTTGCATGGCAGCACGAATGTACTCGGTCAGCTGGCACTGACCTTTAACGGCGAGGTATCCATTGATATGGTATCGCTTGTACCACAGGATGTATGGGGTGCAGGGGAGGAAGAACATTCCCCGTCCGCTCACGCCAACTACACAGGTAACCCGAACTACCGTCTGCGCCGCGATCTTGTAGAAGCATTACAAAATATGAAGCCATCGTTCCTGCGTTTTCCGGGTGGCTGTATCTCGGAAGGCTCCTTTATCTGGGACAATGTGTACGATTGGAAAGATTCCATCGGTGATATTGAGCTGCGCAAGGAGAATTTCAACGTCTGGGGCTATATGATGACGATGGGTCTCGGCTATATGGAATATTTCCAACTCGCGGAAGACCTGAATGCGGTTCCGTTGCCAGTTATGGCGTGCGGTGTACTCTGTCAGGCGCGTTCGGATTATGCGCATCCAGCAGGTGGCGCATTGCGTGAGCATTATATCAAGAACTTTACCGATCTGATCGACTTTGCGATTAGTATGGATTTCGAACACAACGAGTGGGCGGCGATGCGTCGTCATATGGGACATGAGGCGCCATTCGATCTGCGCTATTTGGGTGTGGGCAACGAGAACTGGGGAACGGAGTTTTTCGCCAATTTTGAAGTGTTTAAACGGGATATTGAAGCATATGTTGCTGCTCACTATCCGGGTCATGAGCTGCATATTATCTCTACCGTCGGCGCGCAGGCGGATGACGATGCGTATCAACAGGGTTGGAAATTCCTAAGCGGCAATCTGGAAGGCGGCGCTGAAGTGGAATTTGCCGATGGACAGAACGTCATTCGGGAGCAGATTACATGGTATGCTGATCAGCCGGATTATATGGATACGATTGCGGACGAGCATTATTACCGTTCCAATGAATACCTGCTCAACAACGCAGACCGATACAATTACTACCATCGCGCGCAGTTGCCAGACGGCAGCATCGACTGGCGCCATACGTCCAAAGTGTTCGTCGGCGAGTACGCATCTACCGACAAAAATACACTTGCCGGAGCCGTCGCCGAAGCCGCAGTGATGACCGGATTTGAAAATAACGCGGACGTGGTTCGTCTCGCCGCGTATGCACCGCTGTTCAACAAAGTGCTGACCGATGGCACTTACCGCTGGACACCGGACTGCATCTGGTTCGACGATGAGACGGTTTGGTACACGCCAAACTACTATGTACAGCATCTGTTCGCTACCTATCTCGGTGACAAAGTACTGGAAACCTCCTTTTCCACGTACAAAAACGGTCGCCCATTGGAGCTGATCCCACGCGGCGGTATCGAGATCGCTACCGGACAAGCAGAGATTACAGTGAAAAAAGTAACCGTCACTTCCAATACAGATGGTGCAGTACTGCTGGAACAGGATTTTACAACATCAAGCGAATTGCTGCCAGAATGGAAGATCATTCCCGGTTCCGCTGGTTACCGTTTGGAGCAAGAGACTGGACTGATCCTATCCGCACAGGATAGCGGCTTGAACGGATTGTATGTGCTGAACGACAACTGGATCGACTACAAAGTAGACGTGGTTGCTGTGCGTACATCCGGCATCGACGGTTTCCATATCGGCGCAGGTCTGACCGATATTCGTCCCGATACCAAGGATGTACTGGAATACGCAATCGGCTACGGCGGCAACGCAACAGGGGTCAAAGTGTACAAACAAGGCATCGAAGGCTACACACTGGGCGACTATTCCTCTAGTACCGCAGCTGGCAACCTGCGCGCTGCTAGTTATGAGCCGTTGTCCGACGATACCGAATACACCATTACCGTCAACTATGGAGGCGGAACCGGCAATCGCCTGATCTGCTCTTATACTGACGGAACATTCAACAGCAAAGTGCTGGACTACAAACTGGAAGCCTACAATCGCGAAGTCTTCCATTCCGTTACCAAAGATGACCAGCACGTCTACATCAAACTGGTCAACGCTGATGCTGCTGCCAAAGCAACCCGTCTGCAACTGAACCACCTGAACGTTGATCCATCTGCCAGATGGCTCACCTTAACCGGCGACGAATCACTCGTGCACGTACCAAACGTCAACACCAAAAACGCCGAGCAAGTCGTCCCAACCGAACAATCGCTAACCTTGACCGAATCAACTGTCACACTCAATCTACCACCCAACTCGGTCAACGTGTTAGTACTTAACATCCGCAAATAG
- a CDS encoding LamG-like jellyroll fold domain-containing protein, with the protein MVSFSIQSSGKKLVLAALSLSLAAVVAIPGNASTASAASDNKAPSTSAPTFSNATVHDPSIIKDGNTYYVFGSHIAAAKSPDLMHWTNFANGYTTPGNTLYGDLSKNLAGSFKWAGENDADSKGGYAVWAPDVIWNPKYVNKDGSKGAYTLYYSTSSTYIRSAIGMAVSQKIEGPYTYADTYIYTGFTKDTAFDANSQVDKKWTNTNVQRLIDQKQLSAANPAWFNDNGSYNNQQYPNAIDPTIFYDKKGKLWMTYGSWSGGIYVLQVDEKTGKPIYPGKDGKTSDGRLIDRYFGTKIAGGYGKSGEGPYIQYNKDTGYFYLYMTYGGLAANGGYNMRVFRSKTPDGIYTDARGHQATWPADADNNEYGNKLIGNFIFGSKPGDPGYGENVGYVSPGHNSVYTDAKTGQLFLVFHSRFPARGEEHEVRVHQMYMNKDGWPVVSPYRYAGEQLSKVSDKMIVGDYQFVDHGNDSSAAIKSSQYIRLNADHTVTGEVQGTWKKKGTADAELTLGGVQYTGVFVKDWDQVSEQYIMTFTALSSNGTMGWGSRLADESDAQVVDDVYHDLTLGDTAEVTTNLNLPQSGSRGTTISWTSSNPEIVQTNGTVHRPESGNAAVPVTLTATIGNGASQRSKTFTVQVLPYVNAQLVAQYSFDNNLNDSTGTWGQGVWTGNRLDVNVTRATYATYGQGVQGQSLVFDGQYGVRLPNGLIHSNSYSLSLWVKPETLTTYTPAFFGAADSNHWISLLPRGSAGDHTMLWAGSQPWYDASTGLKIPSGQWSHLAISVDNGAVQVYVDGKETFSGTGFPDVFSGTNDASFGLGVNYWDTPFQGELDELSIFTGALTPSQLAKLSAR; encoded by the coding sequence ATGGTCTCATTCTCTATCCAATCATCCGGTAAAAAGCTCGTCCTTGCGGCACTCAGCCTATCCTTAGCCGCTGTCGTCGCTATTCCCGGCAATGCTTCCACTGCCTCAGCAGCATCCGACAACAAGGCGCCATCCACATCGGCACCTACATTCAGCAATGCCACCGTACACGATCCATCCATCATCAAGGACGGCAATACTTATTACGTCTTCGGCTCCCATATCGCTGCCGCCAAGTCACCTGACCTGATGCACTGGACCAACTTTGCAAACGGTTACACCACACCGGGCAACACTCTGTATGGTGATCTATCCAAAAATCTAGCAGGCTCGTTCAAATGGGCTGGCGAAAATGATGCTGATAGCAAAGGCGGCTACGCAGTCTGGGCGCCAGACGTGATCTGGAATCCGAAATACGTCAACAAAGACGGCAGCAAAGGAGCATATACGCTTTACTACTCCACTTCATCCACCTATATCCGCTCTGCCATCGGCATGGCGGTATCGCAAAAGATCGAAGGCCCGTACACGTATGCAGACACTTATATCTACACAGGCTTTACGAAGGATACCGCGTTTGATGCGAACAGCCAAGTGGACAAAAAGTGGACCAATACCAACGTACAGCGTCTGATCGACCAGAAGCAGCTGAGCGCTGCCAATCCGGCTTGGTTTAACGACAATGGCTCGTATAACAATCAGCAGTACCCGAACGCGATTGATCCAACGATTTTTTATGATAAAAAAGGCAAGCTGTGGATGACCTACGGCTCTTGGTCGGGCGGCATCTATGTGCTGCAAGTGGATGAGAAGACAGGCAAACCGATCTATCCGGGCAAAGACGGTAAAACATCCGATGGTCGCCTCATCGACCGCTATTTTGGCACCAAAATCGCTGGCGGTTACGGTAAATCTGGCGAAGGCCCATACATTCAGTACAACAAGGACACTGGCTATTTCTACCTGTACATGACCTACGGTGGTCTCGCAGCAAACGGTGGCTACAATATGCGCGTTTTCCGCTCCAAAACGCCAGATGGCATCTACACCGATGCTAGAGGGCATCAGGCAACATGGCCAGCAGATGCGGACAATAATGAATATGGCAACAAGCTGATCGGCAACTTTATCTTTGGTAGCAAGCCGGGCGATCCGGGCTATGGCGAGAACGTTGGCTATGTATCACCGGGTCATAACTCCGTCTATACGGATGCCAAAACAGGCCAGTTGTTCCTCGTCTTCCATTCCCGCTTCCCAGCACGCGGCGAGGAACATGAAGTGCGGGTGCATCAGATGTATATGAACAAGGATGGTTGGCCGGTTGTATCGCCTTATCGTTACGCAGGCGAGCAGCTGTCTAAAGTGAGTGATAAAATGATCGTCGGCGATTACCAATTTGTTGATCACGGCAATGATTCGTCCGCTGCCATCAAATCATCGCAATACATTCGCCTGAACGCTGACCATACCGTAACCGGCGAAGTACAAGGAACATGGAAAAAGAAAGGCACTGCCGATGCTGAATTGACACTGGGCGGTGTGCAGTACACCGGCGTATTCGTCAAGGATTGGGATCAGGTATCTGAGCAATATATAATGACCTTTACTGCATTGTCATCCAATGGCACGATGGGCTGGGGTAGTCGTCTAGCAGATGAGTCAGATGCACAGGTAGTGGACGATGTATATCATGATCTGACGCTGGGCGATACGGCTGAAGTGACCACCAACCTCAATCTACCGCAGTCGGGCAGTCGCGGTACCACCATCTCATGGACATCATCCAATCCAGAGATTGTACAAACCAACGGCACCGTTCATCGTCCAGAATCCGGCAACGCTGCTGTTCCAGTTACGCTAACGGCAACGATTGGAAACGGAGCCAGCCAACGCAGTAAAACGTTTACTGTACAGGTTCTACCGTATGTGAATGCACAGCTGGTAGCGCAATACAGCTTTGACAACAATCTGAATGACAGCACAGGCACATGGGGGCAAGGCGTATGGACTGGCAACCGTCTGGATGTGAACGTCACCCGTGCCACCTATGCCACATATGGTCAGGGTGTACAAGGGCAGTCGCTTGTATTTGACGGACAATATGGAGTGCGTCTGCCGAATGGTCTGATTCACAGCAACTCGTATTCGTTGTCACTATGGGTGAAGCCAGAAACACTAACAACATACACACCTGCCTTCTTCGGAGCGGCAGATTCGAACCACTGGATCAGCCTGTTACCACGCGGCAGTGCAGGTGACCATACGATGCTTTGGGCTGGCAGTCAGCCTTGGTATGATGCCAGCACCGGTCTGAAGATTCCGTCTGGTCAATGGAGTCATCTAGCAATCTCCGTGGATAATGGTGCGGTGCAAGTATATGTGGATGGCAAGGAAACATTCAGCGGTACAGGTTTCCCAGATGTGTTTTCCGGTACGAATGACGCCAGCTTCGGTCTAGGTGTCAACTACTGGGATACGCCGTTCCAAGGGGAACTGGATGAGCTGAGTATCTTCACTGGTGCGCTGACCCCATCACAATTGGCGAAGCTATCGGCACGCTGA